Proteins encoded within one genomic window of Panicum virgatum strain AP13 chromosome 1N, P.virgatum_v5, whole genome shotgun sequence:
- the LOC120655987 gene encoding basic leucine zipper 34-like encodes MSRSPHLPPRCPPLGPQITRRDDSLFTQSCRFPSGDPFFGEPPCWLDDLLADSGKVPNLPPLRRACSDSDAILDALSTFQSPIHPIEEGDLSPGGEAEDLLDAAEGGESGSVVEASCVYGPNSPRQKSRLTTSESSMVNAVLENVPSNPLQYLTIDASSGLNGNVANGTADATDAFGHPDQDKTFKRRSGQRSRVRKLQYIAELERTVDSLQNMGADLAVRVASLFQLHNSLSMENKQLRIQISTLQHAKLIKDGQTQALKNEAERLKQVSACHRRSRSVTSCYNLSPYGDASAVNWQMPDMAKLSLNGSSVSPRGGYGL; translated from the exons ATGTCTCGGTCACCGCACCTCCCGCCCCGCTGCCCACCCCTGGGTCCTCAGATCACTCGAAGGGATGACAGCTTGTTCACCCAGAGCTGCAGGTTTCCGTCTGGGGATCCGTTCTTTGGTGAGCCGCCGTGCTGGCTCGATGATCTCCTTGCAGATTCTGGGAAAGTCCCCAACCTTCCTCCTCTCAGAAGGGCTTGCAGCGACTCCGACGCTATCTTGGACGCCCTGTCGACGTTCCAGAGCCCGATTCATCCCATCGAGGAAGGGGATCTAAGCCCAGGTGGTGAAGCCGAGGACCTGTTGGATGCTGCTGAAGGTGGGGAAAGTGGTTCTGTGGTTGAGGCCAGCTGCGTTTACGGGCCGAATTCACCAAGACAGAAGAGTAGACTGACAACTTCAGAGAGTTCCATGGTAAATGCTGTGCTTGAGAATGTCCCCAGCAACCCCTTGCAGTACCTGACCATTGATGCCTCCAGTGGCTTGAATGGTAATGTGGCAAATGGAACTGCTGATGCTACTGATGCTTTTGGCCATCCTGATCAAGACAAGACATTTAAAAG GCGTTCGGGGCAGAGATCTAGGGTCCGGAAGCTTCAATACATTGCTGAACTTGAGAGAACTGTTGATTCACTTCAG AACATGGGAGCTGATTTGGCTGTCAGAGTGGCATCACTTTTCCAGCTTCACAATTCTCTTTCAATGGAAAACAAGCAACTGAGGATACAGATTTCTACTCTTCAGCATGCAAAACTAATTAAGGATG GTCAGACGCAGGCACTAAAGAATGAAGCTGAGAGGCTGAAGCAGGTGTCCGCCTGTCACCGCAGGAGCAGAAGCGTCACTTCCTGTTATAACCTGAGCCCTTATGGAGACGCGTCAGCAGTCAATTGGCAGATGCCTGACATGGCAAAGCTCAGCCTGAACGGCAGCTCAGTCTCCCCGAGAGGCGGCTATGGTCTGTGA
- the LOC120655986 gene encoding NDR1/HIN1-like protein 1 produces the protein MSKGEKHHRHEHHLRRCCGCMASVLLALVLVVAFVALVVYLALRPSKPSFYLQDLQLRRPIHVGDPSLSASAQVTLASRNPNDRVGVLYKRLDVFLTYRDQPVTAPVSLPPQYQGHRDVIVWSPVLAAESVPVAGYVADAMKQDIAAGFVALQVKVDGRVKWKVGSWVSGSYHLFVSCPAVLSAGGFFGGSNATVLKFAQPTGCSVEV, from the coding sequence atgAGCAAGGGGGAGAAGCACCACCGGCACGAGCACCACCTGcgccgctgctgcggctgcATGGCCTCGGTCCTGCTGGCGCTGGTCCTCGTGGTGGCCTTCGTCGCGCTGGTCGTCTACCTCGCGCTGCGCCCCTCCAAGCCGTCCTTCTACCTGCAGGACCTGCAGCTCCGCCGGCCCATCCACGTCGGCGACCCCTCCCTCTCGGCGTCCGCGCAGGTCACGCTCGCCTCCCGCAACCCCAACGACCGCGTCGGCGTCCTCTACAAGCGCCTCGACGTCTTCCTCACCTACCGCGACCAGCCCGTCACGGCGCCCGTCTCCCTCCCGCCGCAGTACCAGGGCCACCGGGACGTCATCGTCTGGTCCCCCGTGCTGGCCGCCGAGTCCGTGCCCGTGGCCGGCTACGTCGCGGACGCCATGAAGCAGGACATCGCCGCCGGGTTCGTCGCGCTGCAGGTCAAGGTCGACGGCCGCGTCAAGTGGAAGGTCGGGAGCTGGGTCTCCGGGAGCTACCACCTCTTCGTCAGCTGCCCCGCCGTGCTCTCCGCCGGCGGCTTCTTCGGAGGCTCCAACGCCACGGTGCTCAAGTTCGCGCAGCCCACGGGGTGCAGCGTCGAGGTGTAG